Proteins encoded in a region of the Mesotoga sp. BH458_6_3_2_1 genome:
- the der gene encoding ribosome biogenesis GTPase Der, which produces MATVLIIGRPNVGKSTLFNRLVGGRRAIVDDIPGVTRDFTVGRVEWQQRTFQLVDTCGLFENPENIVEEKMKEVTLELLSEGDLILFVVDGRHGLTSADIELADYLRKQRLHVVFVANKVENPDSFYSSVGNEIFSLGFGDPIKVSSAHGLNIDILLDEIFDRLVALGHSIELEDNDESGLKIAIVGKPNAGKSSIFNWIVGSPRSLVTEVSGTTRDTVDETVVIDDIPITFIDTAGIRKKSKVKVMNVEYYSVMRAIDALERSDIIIMVIDSADGIGNQDQRIAGLAEKNGKATIAVFNKCDLVDDRRRKALSRTFKQDLYFIDYSPVVFTSTLTGEGMDELLDNIMLVTKKIDLRIPTGLLNTLLQRYSEGTPAPGKGKKRGKIYYGAQIAGRPPIIMLNVNDPALFTEPYLRGIRNSIRLNFDPFDGTPIFLKLRRKR; this is translated from the coding sequence ATAGACTTGTAGGTGGTAGGAGAGCCATAGTAGATGATATTCCCGGTGTTACACGTGATTTCACTGTGGGAAGAGTCGAATGGCAGCAGCGTACCTTTCAGCTTGTCGATACTTGCGGCCTTTTTGAGAATCCGGAGAACATAGTTGAAGAGAAGATGAAAGAGGTCACCCTCGAACTTTTGAGCGAGGGTGATCTTATTCTCTTTGTGGTGGACGGAAGACACGGCCTTACCAGCGCAGATATTGAGCTGGCAGACTACTTGAGAAAACAGCGTTTGCACGTTGTTTTCGTTGCCAACAAGGTTGAGAATCCCGACTCCTTTTACTCCAGTGTCGGGAATGAGATCTTTTCACTCGGTTTCGGTGACCCTATAAAAGTATCTTCTGCTCACGGTTTGAATATCGACATACTCTTGGACGAGATCTTTGATCGTCTCGTCGCTCTCGGTCATTCTATCGAACTGGAAGACAATGATGAATCTGGACTGAAAATCGCGATTGTCGGAAAGCCCAACGCTGGAAAGTCCTCGATATTCAACTGGATTGTAGGCAGTCCTAGAAGTCTTGTGACGGAGGTTTCCGGCACAACACGCGACACAGTCGATGAAACGGTTGTAATTGATGACATACCCATAACCTTCATCGACACCGCGGGCATAAGGAAGAAGTCCAAAGTCAAGGTAATGAACGTAGAATACTACAGCGTAATGAGAGCCATCGATGCACTTGAAAGATCGGACATCATCATTATGGTAATCGATTCCGCCGATGGGATAGGCAATCAGGATCAGCGCATCGCAGGCCTTGCTGAAAAGAATGGAAAGGCGACAATCGCGGTCTTCAACAAGTGCGACCTTGTCGATGACAGAAGGAGAAAGGCGCTGTCGAGGACATTCAAACAAGATCTGTACTTCATTGACTACAGTCCAGTTGTCTTCACTTCGACCCTGACTGGGGAAGGTATGGATGAACTGCTGGACAACATTATGCTGGTAACGAAGAAGATAGATCTCAGGATACCTACCGGTCTCCTCAATACGCTTCTACAGAGATACTCCGAGGGAACCCCGGCACCGGGGAAAGGCAAGAAACGCGGAAAAATCTACTACGGAGCTCAAATTGCCGGCCGTCCCCCAATAATAATGCTGAATGTCAATGATCCTGCCCTCTTCACGGAGCCTTACCTGCGAGGAATTAGAAATTCTATTCGACTGAATTTCGATCCATTCGATGGAACTCCAATCTTCTTGAAACTCAGGAGAAAGAGATGA
- the plsY gene encoding glycerol-3-phosphate 1-O-acyltransferase PlsY, with amino-acid sequence MKYVLFALIGYVMGSIPFSFIVPLVRGVNITKVGSGNVGGTNVLRSMGGYAGAVAMILDGLKAFIPVIIARGVFGVSLAEGMMIGFFAAVGHSYSIFLKFRGGKAVACTVGTLSGTLPWYVAVFFGIWIPIVLVTQYVSLGSVLALGILSGILFLTEGYAVGLWMLAFFGFSLFRHRKNVAALFRGEERKTDLIAAFKRKHNEMKNR; translated from the coding sequence ATGAAGTACGTATTATTCGCACTCATAGGATACGTAATGGGTTCTATACCATTCAGTTTCATCGTTCCGCTCGTTCGTGGCGTGAACATAACTAAAGTTGGGAGCGGTAACGTCGGTGGAACGAATGTATTGAGAAGCATGGGTGGCTATGCGGGGGCCGTCGCTATGATCCTTGACGGCCTCAAGGCCTTCATACCAGTAATAATTGCCCGTGGAGTCTTCGGGGTCTCTCTCGCCGAGGGAATGATGATCGGTTTTTTCGCAGCTGTCGGTCATAGCTATTCGATATTTCTGAAGTTCAGAGGCGGCAAGGCAGTGGCCTGCACGGTGGGAACGCTTTCTGGAACTCTACCCTGGTACGTCGCCGTCTTCTTCGGAATCTGGATTCCTATAGTCCTTGTAACGCAGTATGTATCCTTGGGATCGGTACTTGCTCTTGGAATTCTTTCAGGCATCCTCTTCTTGACGGAAGGCTATGCGGTTGGTCTATGGATGCTAGCCTTCTTCGGTTTTTCACTGTTCAGACACAGGAAAAACGTTGCTGCACTTTTCAGGGGCGAGGAGAGAAAGACAGATCTAATCGCCGCCTTCAAAAGAAAACACAACGAAATGAAAAATCGTTAG
- a CDS encoding F0F1 ATP synthase subunit epsilon, giving the protein MELKTTIITPYGIEWEGEADYISFRSTEGEIAYLPERAPALMKLTVDVMEIKSGTETLRFAVHGGYVLQERDTLTIVTDAAETPEEISVERAKQRLKRAEELLEVSKSRRERARNEAKLQRHMLRIKIGSRG; this is encoded by the coding sequence ATGGAACTGAAGACAACAATAATAACTCCTTATGGAATCGAATGGGAGGGAGAAGCCGATTACATCTCTTTTCGATCTACTGAAGGAGAGATCGCCTATCTGCCCGAACGAGCGCCTGCGCTGATGAAGCTTACCGTTGACGTAATGGAGATCAAATCAGGTACTGAAACTCTGCGCTTTGCCGTTCACGGAGGATACGTTCTCCAGGAGAGAGACACATTGACCATCGTGACCGATGCTGCAGAGACTCCCGAGGAAATCAGCGTAGAAAGAGCTAAGCAGCGCCTAAAACGAGCAGAGGAATTGCTGGAAGTCAGCAAATCCAGGCGGGAGAGAGCTAGAAACGAGGCGAAGCTTCAAAGGCACATGCTGAGAATCAAGATTGGTTCGAGGGGATAA
- the atpD gene encoding F0F1 ATP synthase subunit beta, with translation MPDKKEENIGKIVAITGPVVDVSFEGGRLPDILNALKVKNEFLDKEIVLEVAQLIGDNSVRAIAMDSTDGLVRGQQVLDTGTQIKVPVGEEILGRMFNLLGEPIDEHGEVKFSDHWEIHRAAPSVTDQQTEVEILETGIKVIDLLAPFSKGGKIGFSGGAGVGKTVLVMELIRNFAIEQKGLSVFAGVGERTREGNDLWLDMQEAGVIENTALVFGQMNEPPGARFRIGLSAITMAEYFRDVQKKDVLVFIDNIFRFVQAGSEVSALLGRMPSAVGYQPTLATEMGNLQERITSTRSGSITSVQAIYVPADDFTDPAPATTFSHLDATVNLSRSIAEQGLYPAVDPLDSTSKNLDPVVVGQEHYQVARRVQEVLQRYKDLQDIIAILGMEELSEEDQLAVQRARKIQRFLTQPFFVAEKFSNMEGKYVPISETIRGFEEILEGKHDDLPEQAFMMVGTIDEAIEKAKTLSKDE, from the coding sequence GTGCCCGACAAAAAGGAAGAAAATATTGGCAAAATAGTCGCGATAACCGGTCCTGTCGTAGACGTATCGTTTGAGGGAGGGAGACTTCCCGACATTTTGAACGCTTTAAAAGTAAAGAACGAATTCTTAGATAAAGAGATAGTCCTAGAGGTTGCCCAGCTAATAGGTGATAACAGTGTCAGGGCGATTGCAATGGACAGCACTGACGGACTCGTGAGAGGCCAGCAAGTGCTTGACACGGGTACCCAGATCAAAGTACCGGTTGGAGAAGAGATTCTCGGAAGAATGTTCAATCTTCTCGGCGAACCTATAGACGAGCACGGTGAGGTTAAGTTTTCCGATCACTGGGAAATACACAGAGCGGCTCCGTCGGTCACCGATCAGCAGACTGAAGTCGAGATACTTGAAACGGGAATCAAGGTCATCGATCTTCTCGCACCATTCAGCAAGGGAGGAAAGATAGGCTTCTCCGGGGGTGCCGGGGTAGGAAAAACCGTTCTAGTCATGGAACTAATAAGAAACTTCGCAATCGAGCAGAAGGGGCTTTCAGTCTTTGCCGGGGTAGGTGAAAGAACTAGAGAGGGAAACGATCTATGGCTGGATATGCAGGAAGCAGGTGTCATCGAGAATACCGCCCTTGTATTCGGGCAGATGAACGAGCCGCCCGGTGCGAGATTTAGAATAGGACTCTCTGCAATAACCATGGCTGAATACTTCAGGGATGTACAGAAAAAGGACGTTCTCGTTTTCATCGACAACATTTTCAGATTTGTTCAGGCCGGCTCCGAAGTCTCGGCTCTCCTTGGAAGAATGCCTTCTGCTGTCGGTTACCAGCCGACACTAGCCACTGAAATGGGAAACCTGCAGGAGAGAATCACCTCGACTAGATCGGGTTCTATCACCTCCGTTCAGGCCATCTACGTTCCAGCCGATGATTTCACAGATCCCGCGCCAGCCACTACCTTCAGCCATCTGGATGCCACTGTCAACCTTTCCCGTTCGATTGCCGAGCAGGGACTTTATCCGGCGGTCGATCCACTGGATTCCACGTCTAAGAACCTGGATCCTGTAGTTGTCGGCCAGGAGCATTACCAGGTAGCCAGAAGGGTCCAGGAAGTCTTGCAGAGATACAAGGACCTTCAGGACATAATTGCAATTCTCGGTATGGAAGAGCTGTCGGAGGAGGATCAACTCGCCGTTCAGAGGGCGAGAAAGATTCAGAGATTCTTGACCCAGCCGTTCTTTGTGGCCGAGAAATTCAGCAATATGGAAGGCAAGTACGTGCCGATATCGGAAACGATAAGAGGATTTGAAGAGATACTCGAGGGCAAACACGACGATCTTCCCGAGCAGGCCTTCATGATGGTAGGAACCATCGACGAGGCAATCGAGAAGGCCAAGACGCTTTCGAAGGATGAGTAA
- the atpG gene encoding ATP synthase F1 subunit gamma, with translation MSKGKLRTIKKRIESTNSTMQITRAMEMVARAKINKVQKGLKFVRLYEKAMARALNRAYFGDTNHPKTGGQGDILLVVSSDMGLAGAFNAEIMKAAEREVEKSDIIHIVTVGIKAESYFKKSGLPITAFSHFYDTPDLDEAAIIVDDIVDVMEDKNASGLKMVFSLFKNPLAQMPKIVRLLPVEDLEKPDNDLFDFEPEIEVLYKDVLNSWLVAKVLQGLYETKVGELFSRQTAMKNATENAKSMIEQLTLVRNKLRQSNITQEIIEVVNGAEALNG, from the coding sequence GTGAGCAAGGGTAAACTGCGAACGATAAAGAAACGCATCGAGTCAACGAACTCGACGATGCAGATTACCCGCGCTATGGAGATGGTCGCGCGGGCAAAAATAAACAAAGTTCAGAAGGGGCTGAAGTTCGTCAGGCTTTACGAGAAAGCGATGGCAAGGGCGCTTAACAGAGCATATTTTGGAGATACGAACCATCCGAAAACTGGGGGACAAGGAGACATTCTTCTTGTAGTCAGCTCGGACATGGGGCTTGCCGGCGCTTTCAATGCCGAGATAATGAAGGCCGCAGAGCGCGAAGTTGAGAAGTCGGATATCATACACATCGTTACGGTCGGTATCAAGGCAGAAAGCTATTTTAAGAAGAGCGGCTTGCCTATAACCGCTTTCAGTCATTTCTACGATACTCCAGATCTTGACGAGGCAGCGATCATCGTTGACGACATTGTCGATGTCATGGAAGACAAGAATGCGTCAGGCTTGAAAATGGTCTTCAGCCTTTTCAAGAATCCTCTCGCTCAGATGCCCAAAATCGTCAGGCTCCTTCCAGTTGAAGATCTCGAAAAGCCCGACAATGACTTGTTTGATTTTGAACCTGAAATCGAGGTTCTGTACAAAGATGTTCTCAATTCTTGGCTTGTTGCAAAGGTTCTTCAGGGCTTATACGAAACGAAGGTCGGGGAGCTCTTCTCCAGACAGACCGCAATGAAGAATGCAACTGAGAATGCGAAAAGTATGATAGAACAGTTGACTCTGGTGAGAAACAAACTGCGCCAGTCGAATATCACTCAGGAGATAATCGAAGTTGTAAACGGCGCCGAGGCTCTTAACGGTTAA
- the atpA gene encoding F0F1 ATP synthase subunit alpha produces MKISPSEITRVIQNQLEKTDIEFDYFEAGKVIQIGDGIARAYGLKGVMANELVKFENNVFGLALNLEEDNVGIVILGEYEEIKEGDLVRRTGRIMEVPTGPELLGRVVNPLGIPLDGKGPIKTESYRPVEVKATGVVMRKPVDTPLQTGIKAIDATIPIGRGQRELIIGDRQTGKTAIAIDAIINQKGQGVKCIYVAIGQKTAALARIIDKLNQFGAMEYTTIVFASASETASLSYLAPYAGAAMGEHFMFEGQDSLVIYDDLSKHAASYRELSLLLRRPPGREAYPGDVFYLHSRLLERAARLNENYGGGSLTALPIIETQANDVSAFIPTNVISITDGQIYLDPNLFYAGNRPAINVGLSVSRVGGAAQIKAMKKIAGSLRIELAQYRDLLSFAQFATELDKATRDQLTRGEKLTELLKQDQYVPMPVEEQVVVLYAGTKGYLDEMENSKISGFEKSLIKTLRSSYSDVLNSIKEKKIIEHEVETRLKKAIEETKKLFTERG; encoded by the coding sequence GTGAAGATCAGTCCATCTGAGATTACGCGAGTTATACAGAATCAGCTAGAAAAGACTGATATAGAGTTTGATTATTTCGAAGCTGGAAAGGTTATTCAAATAGGTGACGGCATTGCAAGGGCTTACGGCCTAAAAGGCGTCATGGCAAATGAGCTGGTGAAATTCGAGAATAACGTCTTTGGCCTTGCATTGAACCTTGAAGAGGACAACGTAGGAATAGTCATTCTTGGTGAATATGAGGAGATAAAGGAAGGCGATCTCGTCAGACGAACCGGAAGGATCATGGAAGTCCCCACGGGACCGGAGCTTCTGGGAAGAGTCGTGAATCCTCTCGGGATTCCCCTCGATGGAAAGGGGCCGATCAAAACAGAGAGTTATAGACCGGTTGAAGTCAAGGCAACTGGGGTAGTAATGAGAAAACCAGTCGACACTCCTCTACAGACCGGAATAAAGGCAATAGATGCGACAATCCCCATTGGAAGAGGGCAGAGAGAGTTGATAATTGGGGACAGGCAGACCGGGAAGACGGCCATAGCGATCGATGCGATAATAAACCAGAAGGGACAGGGCGTCAAGTGTATCTACGTTGCAATAGGGCAGAAAACGGCCGCCCTTGCAAGGATAATCGATAAACTGAACCAGTTTGGTGCGATGGAGTACACGACGATTGTCTTCGCTTCGGCTTCCGAAACGGCGTCTCTCTCCTATCTCGCTCCTTATGCGGGAGCTGCAATGGGCGAGCACTTCATGTTTGAAGGTCAGGACTCTCTCGTCATATATGACGACCTTTCAAAGCACGCGGCTTCTTACAGAGAACTCTCATTACTGCTCAGGAGACCGCCGGGAAGAGAGGCATATCCCGGAGATGTATTTTATCTACACTCCAGGTTGCTCGAGAGAGCGGCAAGACTGAACGAAAACTACGGTGGAGGATCGCTCACGGCGTTGCCCATAATTGAGACGCAGGCGAACGACGTTTCTGCATTCATACCGACAAACGTGATATCCATAACCGACGGACAGATATACCTGGATCCAAATCTCTTCTACGCTGGAAATCGACCGGCAATCAATGTTGGCCTTTCAGTTTCGAGGGTAGGAGGCGCTGCCCAGATAAAGGCAATGAAGAAGATTGCGGGAAGTCTTCGAATCGAGCTGGCTCAGTACAGAGATCTGCTCTCTTTTGCCCAGTTCGCGACTGAACTCGATAAGGCCACCCGCGACCAACTTACAAGGGGAGAAAAACTCACGGAACTTCTCAAACAGGATCAGTACGTCCCAATGCCCGTTGAAGAGCAGGTTGTCGTTCTTTATGCCGGAACCAAGGGTTATTTGGATGAGATGGAAAACTCCAAGATTTCGGGATTCGAGAAGTCTCTTATAAAGACTCTTCGTAGCTCTTACAGCGATGTGCTGAATTCAATAAAAGAGAAGAAGATTATCGAACACGAAGTTGAGACTCGTCTTAAGAAAGCTATAGAAGAGACGAAGAAGCTCTTCACTGAGCGGGGATGA